From a single Eleginops maclovinus isolate JMC-PN-2008 ecotype Puerto Natales chromosome 20, JC_Emac_rtc_rv5, whole genome shotgun sequence genomic region:
- the LOC134882559 gene encoding LOW QUALITY PROTEIN: cytochrome c oxidase subunit 6C-1 (The sequence of the model RefSeq protein was modified relative to this genomic sequence to represent the inferred CDS: inserted 1 base in 1 codon) yields the protein MSLQKPMMRGLLGRRLRFHVPXAFALSLSVAIAFKYIVTEPRKKAYADFYKHYDAVKEFNAMKEAGIFESVRPSEE from the exons ATGTCTCTGCAAAAGCCTATGATGAGGGGTTTGTTGGGAAGGCGTCTGAGGTTTCACGTTC TCGCTTTCGCTCTGTCCCTGTCGGTTGCTATCGCCTTCAAG TACATCGTGACAGAGCCCAGGAAAAAGGCATACGCTGACTTCTACAAGCATTACGATGCCGTCAAAGAGTTCAACGCCATGAAGGAAGCCGGCATCTTCGAGAGTGTGCGGCCCTCCGAGGAGTAA